Proteins encoded in a region of the Rutidosis leptorrhynchoides isolate AG116_Rl617_1_P2 chromosome 9, CSIRO_AGI_Rlap_v1, whole genome shotgun sequence genome:
- the LOC139868611 gene encoding uncharacterized protein, with the protein MSENALRDLNLLPISEKKIETASKGILTKHYVEHTDEIVGGKQRKNVVSLVETPINGNEVPHVGPEVVVSEVEYIESDKLDDLEDVDKSLKVLVAGLESKDWVLLCETLNNVRRFSIYHKEALEDILENVISLVVKALKNPRSAVCKTAIMTSADIFKAFGDSIIDALDPLLVVLLLKSSQDKRFVCEAAEKALITLTISVSPVLLLPKVQPYLKNRNPRIRAKASMCVSRIVPRLGAEGIRDYGIEKLIQLASSQLSDQLPESRESARALLLELQIAYEKSPVLAQEQDTLTNEPKLLNNNFMLIVIYSYYNCTSTTPVAGPDLWYLVLIALKLGDMK; encoded by the exons ATGTCTGAAAATGCTCTTAGAGATCTTAATCTGCTCCCAATATCTGAGAAGAAAATTGAGACTGCAAGTAAAGGCATTCTAACTAAGCACTATGTTGAACATACTGACGAAATTGTTGGAGGAAAACAAAGAAAAAACGTCGTCTCTTTGGTTGAAACCCCTATCAATGGAAATGAGGTTCCACATGTGGGCCCGGAGGTGGTGGTTTCAGAAGTGGAATACATTGAATCTGATAAATTGGATGATCTTGAAGATGTTGATAAGAGCCTTAAG gTGCTTGTAGCTGGATTAGAGTCTAAAGACTGGGTTTTACTTTGTGAGACTCTTAACAATGTACGACGTTTCTCAATATACCACAAGGAAGCTTTGGAAGACATTCT GGAAAATGTGATTTCTCTTGTTGTGAAAGCTTTAAAGAACCCAAGAAGTGCTGTTTGTAAAACTGCTATCATGACTTCTGCTGACATTTTTAAAGCCTTTGGCGATAGCATAATTGATGCATTGGATCCACTC CTTGTAGTACTACTTTTGAAGTCTTCTCAAGATAAACGGTTTGTGTGTGAGGCTGCTGAGAAAGCTTTGATAACTTTGACAATTTCGGTCTCCCCTGTTTTGTTGTTGCCAAAGGTGCAACCTTACCTTAAGAACCGCAATCCTCGTATACGTGCAAAGGCTTCGATGTGTGTTTCTCGTATTGTACCTAGGCTG GGTGCTGAGGGAATCAGAGATTATGGAATTGAAAAGTTAATCCAACTAGCTTCTTCCCAATTGAGTGACCAACTCCCCGAGTCACGTGAGTCAGCTCGTGCTCTTCTTTTGGAGCTACAAATAGCATATGAAAAATCTCCCGTTTTGGCACAAGAACAAGACACGTTAACTAACGAACCTAAG TTGTTGAACAATAACTTTATGTTGATTGTCATATACTCATATTACAACTGTACAAGTACAACACCTGTAGCAGGACCTGATTTATGGTATTTGGTCCTAATAGCCCTGAAATTAGGGGACATGAAGTAA
- the LOC139867406 gene encoding cyclic nucleotide-gated ion channel 18-like gives MMMNRVLTTPAFRLRQSLTRQNAKTIASDQVSSETLWQYQILDPNGEVVTQWNHFFLVTCLMSLFIDPLYFYLPYVGGDTCMTTDNSAAIAINTWRSIADVFFVLHILVKFRTAFVAPSSKVFGRGELVMDKRAIARKYLRSDFIIDVAASLPLPQIVHELIIPATKRNTKDHANNTLSLIVLIQYIPRLFVIFPLNQRIIKSTGFVAKTAWAGAAYNLLLYMLASHVLGASWYLMSIGRQHSCWQQGCKQEMESKVCISFLDCNSVNQPERKKWLETTSLRTLCDASNETSPFKFGMFADAFTSEVASSKFFEKYLYCLWWGLRNLSSYGQNLDTSIYIGETLFCSAICIGGLILFAQLIGNMQTYLQSMTVRLEEWRIKKRDTEEWMRHRQLPQDLQDRVRRYVQYKWLATRGVDEESILQSLPIDLRREIQRHLCLNLVRRVPFFSQMDDNLLDAICERLVSCLSTQGTYIVREDDPVNEMLFIIRGQLESSTTGGGRSGFFNSITLRPGDFCGEELLTWALLPNPTSYPSSTRSVRTLTEVEGFALRAEDLKFVANQFKYLHSKKLQHAFRYYSHQWRTWGACFVQAAWRKYKRRKLAKELALQEEMVDGYYYESGSDGSPRSSDGHGGGQQSGVGVSATILASRFAANTRKGIGHHKVTSVDSSTSLKMPQLFKPDEPRF, from the exons ATGATGATGAATCGCGTCCTAACAACACCCGCCTTCCGTCTCCGTCAATCGCTTACTCGACAGAACGCAAAAACCATCGCATCCGATCAAGTTAGCAGCGAGACATTATGGCAGTACCAAATCCTCGATCCAAATGGCGAAGTTGTTACGCAATGGAATCATTTTTTTCTCGTAACGTGTCTCATGTCACTTTTTATTGATCCGCTTTATTTTTACCTGCCTTATGTTGGTGGAGATACGTGCATGACAACCGATAATTCTGCTGCAATTGCTATTAATACGTGGCGGTCTATTGCTGACGTGTTTTTTGTTTTACATATATTGGTTAAGTTTCGTACCGCATTTGTTGCGCCTAGTTCTAAAGTTTTTGGTAGAGGGGAGCTTGTGATGGATAAACGAGCGATTGCGAGGAAATATTTAAGGTCCGATTTTATTATAGATGTTGCAGCTTCGCTCCCATTACCTCAG ATAGTTCATGAGCTGATCATACCAGCAACAAAACGGAACACCAAAGATCATGCTAATAATACGCTATCTCTAATCGTACTCATTCAGTATATACCTCGATTATTTGTCATTTTCCCATTAAATCAGAGGATCATAAAATCGACGGGGTTTGTTGCCAAAACAGCTTGGGCTGGTGCTGCTTACAATCTCCTACTTTACATGCTTGCTAGTCAT GTATTGGGAGCTTCATGGTATTTAATGTCAATAGGGCGTCAACATTCTTGCTGGCAACAAGGGTGTAAACAGGAGATGGAATCAAAAGTTTGTATAAGTTTTTTGGATTGTAACAGCGTAAATCAACCCGAACGTAAAAAATGGCTTGAAACAACAAGTTTGAGAACCTTATGTGATGCTAGCAATGAAACTTCTCCTTTTAAATTTGGAATGTTTGCGGATGCTTTTACAAGTGAAGTTGCTTCATCCAAGTTCTTCGAGAAGTATTTATATTGCCTTTGGTGGGGTTTGAGAAATTTGAG TTCATACGGACAGAATCTGGATACTAGTATCTACATTGGTGAGACATTATTCTGCTCTGCCATATGTATTGGTGGTCTAATTCTATTTGCACAATTGATAGGAAACATGCAG ACATACTTGCAATCCATGACGGTGAGACTAGAAGAATGGAGGATCAAGAAAAGAGACACAGAGGAATGGATGAGACACCGTCAATTACCTCAAGACTTGCAAGATCGAGTTCGGCGTTATGTACAATATAAGTGGCTGGCAACTAGAGGAGTTGATGAAGAGTCCATTTTGCAGTCGTTGCCTATTGATCTTCGTCGTGAAATTCAACGCCATCTATGCCTTAATCTTGTTCGTCGG GTGCCTTTCTTTTCACAAATGGATGACAATCTTCTTGACGCCATATGCGAAAGACTCGTGTCATGCTTAAGCACACAAGGCACTTACATTGTTCGTGAAGACGATCCCGTAAACGAGATGCTATTTATAATCAGAGGACAGTTGGAAAGCTCAACTACCGGCGGTGGAAGATCAGGGTTCTTCAATTCTATCACTCTTAGACCAGGGGACTTTTGTGGCGAAGAATTACTCACATGGGCGTTACTACCAAACCCCACTAGTTACCCTTCGTCAACAAGATCCGTTAGAACTCTAACAGAAGTAGAAGGCTTTGCATTACGAGCCGAAGATCTTAAATTTGTGGCTAACCAATTCAAATACCTTCATAGCAAGAAGCTACAACATGCATTTAGATATTATTCTCACCAATGGAGAACATGGGGTGCTTGTTTCGTGCAAGCTGCTTGGAGAAAATACAAACGACGAAAGCTTGCAAAAGAATTGGCCCTTCAAGAGGAAATGGTGGATGGTTATTATTATGAGTCGGGGAGTGATGGTAGTCCAAGGTCTAGTGATGGACATGGTGGCGGTCAACAGTCGGGAGTTGGAGTTAGTGCAACAATTTTGGCGTCGAGATTTGCTGCGAATACAAGAAAGGGGATTGGGCATCATAAAGTGACGTCTGTTGATTCATCTACGAGTCTTAAAATGCCTCAATTGTTCAAACCAGATGAGCCTAGATTTTGA